From a region of the Mytilus galloprovincialis chromosome 3, xbMytGall1.hap1.1, whole genome shotgun sequence genome:
- the LOC143066232 gene encoding uncharacterized protein LOC143066232 — MMQTFILTYLTYEFLSGFHTYYVEGFTVLGCYWTDDNNGMTAFQKSVSTEPTTVSCMERCRNWNYNFAASKLDELDTFECYCGNDIQFTTKVSDLACGFPCPITVTDACGGHNRMAVYNIQGESLPIVLPVLEPTTEVSTSQVKPTTEVSTSTVQRTTEVSTSQVKPTTEVSTSTVEPTTEVSTSTVQPSTGLSTSSVEPTTLVATTEKLSTTSPVNDMTSIDDDKTTTVSIGSEQTSPTTTFVQSTEISTKVAALPASSSAKSTSIKETISTHNTNLRCINTQP, encoded by the exons ATGATGCAAACATTTATTCTTACTTATCTAACATATGAATTTCTATCAGGATTTCATACATATTATGTTGAAG GCTTTACAGTTTTGGGATGTTATTGGACAGATGATAACAATGGTATGACAGCCTTTCAAAAATCAGTTAGTACTGAACCAACAACCGTTTCCTGCATGGAAAGATGCAGGAATTGGAATTACAACTTTGCTGCATCAAAACTTGATGAATTG gaTACATTTGAGTGCTACTGTGGAAATGATATACAATTTACAACAAAAGTTTCTGACTTGGCATGTGGATTTCCATGTCCAATTACCGTGACTGATGCATGTGGAGGACATAATCGAATGGCTGTTTATAATATAC AAGGCGAATCTTTGCCCATAGTTCTACCTGTACTAGAACCCACAACAGAAGTGTCTACATCTCAAGTAAAACCTACAACAGAAGTGTCTACATCTACTGTACAACGTACAACAGAAGTATCTACATCTCAAGTAAAACCCACAACAGAAGTGTCAACATCTACAGTAGAACCCACAACAGAAGTATCTACATCTACAGTACAACCTTCAACAGGATTATCTACATCTTCAGTAGAACCCACAACATTGGTGGCTACTACTGAAAAGCTATCCACTACCAGTCCCGTGAATGATATGACGAGTATAGATGACGATAAAACAACTACTGTTTCAATAGGAAGTGAACAAACGTCACCAACAACTACATTTGTACAGTCAACTGAAATTAGTACAAAAGTAGCTGCACTGCCAGCTTCTTCTTCTGCTAAGTCTACTTCAATAAAAGAAACTATATCTACGCACAATACTAA TTtgagatgtataaatacgcagccttAG